The Carnobacterium divergens genome includes a window with the following:
- a CDS encoding type B 50S ribosomal protein L31 yields MKQGIHPEYHPVVFMDSTTGFKFLSGSTKHSQETVEWENGETYPLIRVEITSDSHPFYTGRQKFTQADGRVDRFNKKYGLADANAAE; encoded by the coding sequence ATGAAACAAGGAATTCATCCAGAATACCATCCAGTAGTTTTCATGGACTCAACAACAGGTTTTAAATTCTTGTCAGGTTCTACAAAACACTCACAAGAAACTGTTGAATGGGAAAATGGCGAAACTTACCCATTAATCCGTGTCGAAATTACATCTGACTCACATCCATTCTATACTGGGCGTCAAAAATTCACCCAAGCAGACGGACGTGTGGATCGTTTCAACAAAAAATACGGTCTTGCAGACGCAAACGCAGCAGAATAA
- a CDS encoding class A sortase — translation MVKNKQQKSTKNKVINVLAGLLLIIGLLLIFSNPIKYWIIGQMSNKNAVSNVSAASIEKNNQTKGEFDFDKVVDLDLETIAKARLYQDKMAVVGGIAIPGVNINLPIIKGVSNYNLAVGAGTMKEDQVMGEGNYALAGHNMIDKDLLFSPLYKLKMDDEIYLTDLTDVYVYKTSFIETVNPDRVDLIDDVEGKTLLTLVTCNPDGSKRLVVQGEFVKKVPIKSATKEMKKAFDIEKNVTK, via the coding sequence ATGGTTAAAAATAAACAGCAAAAAAGTACCAAAAACAAGGTAATCAATGTTTTAGCAGGTTTGCTACTGATTATTGGTTTGCTTTTAATATTTAGTAACCCAATAAAATACTGGATCATCGGTCAAATGTCTAATAAAAATGCGGTCTCTAATGTATCAGCAGCAAGTATTGAAAAAAATAATCAAACCAAAGGTGAATTTGATTTTGATAAAGTAGTAGATTTAGATTTAGAAACAATCGCTAAAGCAAGACTATATCAAGATAAAATGGCTGTTGTAGGTGGAATTGCGATACCGGGAGTAAACATTAACTTGCCAATTATAAAAGGTGTTTCTAATTATAATTTAGCAGTTGGGGCAGGAACTATGAAAGAAGATCAAGTGATGGGAGAAGGAAATTACGCCTTAGCGGGGCATAACATGATCGATAAAGATTTACTATTTAGTCCCTTATACAAATTAAAGATGGATGATGAGATCTATTTAACTGATTTAACAGATGTCTATGTTTACAAAACCTCGTTTATTGAAACCGTCAATCCAGATCGTGTTGATTTAATTGATGATGTTGAAGGGAAAACCTTATTGACATTAGTTACATGTAATCCAGATGGCTCAAAACGTTTAGTTGTGCAAGGTGAATTTGTCAAAAAAGTACCTATTAAAAGTGCAACAAAAGAAATGAAAAAAGCATTTGATATTGAAAAAAATGTGACTAAATAA
- a CDS encoding SMI1/KNR4 family protein, with the protein MYFIETSFFPTTNYSVSTSPFFNHYTIKELPKAYLHLLDEQNGGYLTKNALPTSEPTRDGLDMVAIHTILGIQKEGTPSILEQKELHEAFHLPDYFIVFSYQNEQFFGFDYSILNTNGEPKIRYIDTDTDQWLYLADSFEEFLLLLRKDSFTLNDAKELSLIEANHIFLIGENFEIEELLTRFETTIHKEWYFNWLAYLAKSKQPSLVAASLQAFETQVFYFHSKLPESVNDLVSIFLSLETQKNSPTLVAILKELKEN; encoded by the coding sequence ATGTATTTTATTGAAACGTCTTTTTTCCCAACTACTAACTATTCAGTCTCAACTAGTCCATTTTTCAACCATTACACCATAAAAGAACTCCCTAAAGCTTACCTGCACTTATTGGACGAACAAAATGGAGGTTACTTAACTAAAAATGCTCTACCAACCAGCGAACCGACTCGTGACGGACTTGATATGGTAGCAATTCATACTATTTTAGGTATCCAAAAAGAGGGGACACCTAGTATTCTTGAGCAAAAAGAACTTCATGAAGCTTTTCATTTACCTGATTATTTTATTGTTTTTAGTTATCAAAATGAACAATTTTTTGGTTTTGATTATTCCATTTTAAATACAAATGGAGAACCTAAAATTCGTTATATTGATACAGATACGGATCAATGGCTATACTTAGCCGATTCATTTGAAGAATTTTTGCTTTTGTTGCGTAAAGATTCATTTACTTTAAATGATGCAAAAGAACTCTCTTTAATTGAGGCTAATCATATTTTTTTGATTGGAGAAAATTTTGAAATTGAAGAATTGTTAACTCGCTTTGAAACAACCATTCATAAAGAATGGTACTTTAACTGGCTTGCTTATCTTGCCAAGTCCAAGCAACCATCGCTTGTTGCCGCTTCTCTTCAAGCATTCGAAACTCAAGTTTTCTATTTCCATTCAAAATTACCCGAATCTGTAAATGACTTAGTCTCTATTTTTTTAAGTCTTGAAACTCAAAAAAACTCGCCTACTTTAGTTGCTATTTTAAAAGAATTGAAAGAGAACTAA
- a CDS encoding Dps family protein, whose product MQKTNIDVKAILNKQVANHGVLYTKFHQHHWYVQGASFYTLHEKFEELFNSIAANSDEIAERLIAIGGAPYSTLAEYLEHASIEEKPYKKKISANDMVASVVHDYRIIRDEISEGIELTGEAGDDSTQDMLIAYKTEIEKNIWMLQAFLDQSPLEGE is encoded by the coding sequence ATGCAAAAAACGAATATTGATGTCAAAGCTATTTTAAACAAACAGGTAGCCAATCACGGAGTTTTATATACAAAGTTCCATCAACATCATTGGTACGTACAAGGAGCTAGTTTTTATACACTTCATGAAAAATTTGAAGAATTATTTAACAGCATTGCAGCAAATAGCGATGAAATTGCAGAACGTTTAATTGCGATTGGAGGCGCACCGTATTCAACACTAGCTGAATATTTGGAACACGCATCAATCGAAGAAAAACCCTACAAAAAAAAAATCAGTGCCAATGACATGGTAGCTTCAGTTGTTCATGATTACCGCATTATTCGTGATGAAATCAGCGAAGGAATCGAATTAACAGGGGAAGCTGGCGATGATTCAACACAAGATATGTTGATTGCCTACAAAACTGAAATTGAAAAAAATATTTGGATGTTACAAGCCTTCTTAGATCAATCACCATTAGAAGGAGAGTAA